In Penaeus vannamei isolate JL-2024 chromosome 4, ASM4276789v1, whole genome shotgun sequence, a single window of DNA contains:
- the LOC113800683 gene encoding uncharacterized protein gives MIIDTILKSSSPLLPTQSVESAVEEGPLLLVCEMASFALRSCFVLAALLMTSFVCGTGVIKVKPGQCPGLKASNTPGHDNPCAYDFDCPLTLKCCPFGAPEAMARICAEPFFGPFH, from the exons ATGATCATCGACACAATATTGAAGTCCAGCTCGCCGTTGCTGCCAACACAGAGCGTCGAGTCTGCGGTGGAAGAGGGACCTCTGCTTCTCGTCTGTGAAATGGCCTCGTTCGCACTGCGCTCGTGTTTTGTTTTGGCTGCGCTGCTGATG ACAAGTTTTGTGTGTGGAACGGGCGTCATTAAAGTAAAGCCTGGCCAATGCCCCGGGCTCAAAGCCTCGAACACACCTGGCCATGA CAACCCTTGTGCTTACGACTTCGACTGTCCACTTACCCTGAAGTGCTGTCCCTTCGGAGCACCTGAAGCCATGGCTAGAATATGTGCAGAGCCCTTCTTTGGCCCCTTCCACTGA